GTTGGGGAAACAAAGACAAAAAATATCTATAGGGTGTTGCTTAGGAAGCTCGGGAATAAAGTGGTTTTCTTTAGTGCCGGGGAGCTTGATGATCTCTTTGACCCCTGTGAGATAGGCAATATCGATATAGGCAGGGTAGGTAGGATCTTGTAAAGCTAGGGTTTTCTCAGGACCAAACAGGGAAAAGAGACGGAAAAGGTCATTTTTTGCTCCATCAGAGATGGTGATCTCTTCTATGGAAATGTTCCCTTCATAAAACAGTGTTGCAAGTTTTTCTCTCAAAGGGAGGATCCCTGCTTCTGGACCGTAGCCTTGGTAGTTTTGCGAGGAGCTTTGTGTGTGGACAAAGTGTTCTATTGTAGAGGTGATTTGGGGGTCTATGGGTTGAGTTGTGTCTCCAATAGCGAGATCTGCAAGAACTACCTGAGGATATTCCTTCCGGAAGGAGGATAGTCTCTTCCGGATTTCAGAAAAAACATATTGAGGTTGTAAACGTGAAAAATAGGGATTTCTTTCCATTAGGATTCTCTCTATATGTCATGATCTGATGTTTAGACATCTTAAGAAAGGAGGAGCTTTTTTTATAGCCATTTCCTCATTTTTTACGATTTTCCTTATGCGAAGAGTCTGCAGGTTTTCCCCTGAGGGAATAGGAGAAAAAGGAGAGTTTTGTAGAGAAAGAGAACATTGGGAGCAGGTTTATGTTGGATATACTTTGGGAACACTTTTGTGCTATTGCGGAATAAATGCTCTATTTTCTATAGGTTACCAATACCATGAGAAAAGCTTTTCGATTTTATTGTTATTGGTCTGGCTTGTTTTTGTGCGGATATTTCTGCTCTTCACCTAGGAATCTTGGGGCTTCTTGTCTCGAATGTGAATACCAAAATAAAGCAACGCTACGTACAGATCAACTCCCTGAGAACCTTTGGAGCGATGAAGATAGCTGTTTCTTAACAGGCTACACGCAAGCGCTACTCGATATGCACTTTTTAGACAGCCGCACACAAGTCATTGTGGAGAACAACACTGCCTATCTGTTTTCTTTGCCTGTAGATGCAATACTTTCTGAAGCGATTATCAACTTTATTAAAGAGCTGCCGTTTATTTCTGCAATTGAGGTATGTGCGCGTCCCTATCGTGAATCTCTGTGTCAGGGAAACACGCCCCTTCTTCCTAAGGAGAAATCCTTAGGGACATACATCGTATGTGGGAAAGAAGGGGTGTGGTTACCGCAAAATACTCTCTTGTTTGCTCCTTTAATTGCGGACCCTAGGCAGGTCACGAATAGTGCAGGGATCCGATTTAATGAGAAGGTCATAGGAAACCGTGTGGGCTCCGCAATTTTCGGAGGGGATTTTGTATTCCTACGTCTTTTTGATGTGTCTCGATTCCATGGGGATTTAGATATCGGTTTGCAAGGGGGGGTCTTCTCTGTTTTTGATCTCGATCACCCAGAAGCATGCATGGTAAATTCGGACTTTTTTGTTTCTGTAGTGTTAGGATTTGCGGTTCATAAATGGAGTTATCGTCTACGCTTATGGCATCTCTCTTCTCATCTTGGTGATGAGTTTCTCCTCACACATCCTGCGTTCCCTAGGTATAATTTAAGCGACGAAGGCATAGATCTCTTTGTTTCCTATCGCTACACTCCTCATATCCGCTTGTATGGGGGAGTCGGATATATTATTAGCAGAGATCTAACATTTCCAGAGAGGCCGTTGTACTGTGAATGGGGCGCAGAGCTTCGCCCTTTTGGGCTTAGAGAAAGCAACCTCCATGCTCAGCCCATTTTTGCCATGCATTTTCGTTGTTGGGAAGAGCAGCATTTCGGTATCGACCAGACGTATATTCTCGGGATGGAGTGGGCGAAGTTTCAAGACGTCGGCAGGAAAGTTCGCGCATTTTTAGAATACCATCAAGGGTTTTCAAAAGAAGGCCAGTTTGTAAGGGAGCAGTGTAACTATTACGGCTTTCGTTTGTCTTACGGCTTTTAAACAGAGACAAAGCCTTGCTGGGGAGCAGGATATTCCGGCCCTATAGGGAGCTTCTGTGCAACATAGTCTTCAAATATGCGTATTCCTGCTTCCGCTGAGGAAATGCAAAAGAGGCAGTTGTAAATCCATTCAGAATTTTGAATTGTCCCTACAGCATCATTAATCTTATAGAGAGACGAAACTTTTTCTTTCCAGTACGTTTCAGGACCAATGAGAAATACAGGAGTAGGAGACTTTTTTTGAGTCTTTAAGCTCACAAGCTCAAGGGCAAGCTCGAGATCTGTCCCGACACCTCCAATAAGAAATACCGCAAGATCTACATGAAAGTCTGCTTGTCTCTCTATTAAAGAATGGAGGCGGTAGGTCATTTTTGCTTCGACATAAGAATTTGTTGGCTTGGCCTGTTCAGTTTCGTATTCTATACTGGCAAGGTTCCCACAGGAAAGGATCGAGAGTTCCTTAGCAATACGGTTGCTAAGCTCCATCATACCAGGGCCACCTCCAGTTATGACTGCCAGGGAAGTGTTTTTGGGAAATCCTGGGGGAGGAACTCTTTTCAGGAGCTCTTTCATGCCTGTAAGAAGGGATCTTAAGAGCTCCTCAGAGTCTCCATAAAGGAGGCTAGAGCCATGAATGCCGATGAAATAGGCAGAGCGAAACTCTGAGAGTTTATGTGGAGGGACAAACATCCCAACGTCTTTATTTTTGCGTTTTACATACTGTAAGACAGTATGGGAATCTTGATCCACCCAAAATGTAGAAATTCCCGCAAGGTAGAGGTCTAAGAGAAAGTTTCTATCTCTTTGGGAGAAGTAGATTCCATGGGTATAGGAAGGGATAAGAAAATAGATCCGCTTGAGAGTGTGGGACACGTAATGTGACAGAAACATCCCCTTCAGCCAGGGAGTGGGGAAATACCTTGTGAAAAGCACTCCCTGGCTAGTAATGGTCCCTGTTTCCATAGCTTCTAAAAAGGGATAGTACGGCTCTTGTTGAACATATTCCTCTCGAAGTTGAGTAGTTTCTTGAGGGGGGAGTGAGGTGTTTGTAGAGGTGATCCATGAGTTTGGGGTAAGCTCGGGAATTTCACTTCCTTTGGAGATAAAGAGAGCGGTTTTTTCACGATTTCCCGGGGCTGTTTGGAAGATCTTAAAGACTGCCTCTTTGGAGTCTAGGGAGGTTTGAAGGAGATCGCGATTGGAGAAAAAGGAGGATTCCTTATAGGGCTCGAGAGTAAAGAATTCTAAGGGGATCCTCTCTACAGGCTCTGATGTGGAGCCATAAAATTCATAGATATCTCCGGATTCTCGTGTTGTGGGTTCCAAAATATCTGCAGCTGTATGGCGTATACCTTTAGGAAGAAGTTCTTGGACTACGCGGGCAAAGACTGTACGGATATGTAACGGTTCTGTTTTAATTAAAAGAATCCTGTGCTGCTGAGGGAGCTTAGGAAGATTTTGATGGTGTTGATAGAGAGAAAGAAATTTCCTGACTTGCAGTCCTGGGCGGCTCAAAGCCTTACTGATAAAGGGAAGAAAGCCGTAGATCATGTCTTCATAGGTAATGATTCCAGGAAGTGTTGGGAGAGATACCACAAGTCTATCATCAATAATATCAAAGGTGATGAGCTTCTCAAGCTTTTTCCCAAAGCATAGAAGGGGCAGACCTTCACGATCTAAGCTTTTCATCATGGTTTCTAAGTATCGGGGAAGTCGGACAAGACGCCGGTCATCAGCAGCAAAGAGCTTTCCAATAAAACTTCCTGGCTGGAGGAGGGTAAGCATGGCGTTAGCGACAGGGTCTTTACTTGAGAAGTGTACGGAGAGGCGAGCTTCTTTATGACGCTTATCTAGTTCACAATGGGTAAGTACTGCTTCGACCCCTAACTGTGCTAAGGAACTTTTTACATTGAGTTGTATACAGTCTTGGGGTAGATGGAACCCTAGGAAGTATTCAGGGATTTTATGAATGCGGACTTCCCCTTCGTAGAGATCATGTGAGAGTTTGCGTAGAGGGGAATAAAGATAACCATCTGGGGATATCGTATCGTGTTGGGAATGAAGTCTATAGTCCATAGAGTCCGTATTTGGGAGTGAAGAATTAGTTTTAGAGGAAAAATCTTTTTAAGAAAATGGAAAGAATTGTCTTTGCGATTGAGAATTATTTTCCTCTGAATACAATGGAATGTTCTTAAGAGGAAAAACAAATATGCAAATTCCGAGAAGTGTAGGGACACACGACGGTTCGTTTCATGCTGATGAGGTAACTGCGTGTGCTCTTCTGATCATTTTTGATCTTGTAGATGAGGAAAAGATCGTTCGTTCTCGTAATTTTGAGGAATTGAAAAAATGCGAGTACGTATGCGATGTCGGAGGGGTGTATTCTTTAAAGGACAAGCGTTTTGATCACCATCAGCTTTCTTATGAAGGTCCTTGGAGTAGTGCAGGAATGGTCTTGCATTATCTTTTGCAAAGTGGGCATTTAGATTTTGAGGAATATCACTTTTTTAATAATACGTTAGTTCGTGGGATTGATGACCAGGATAACGGAAGGTTTTTCTCAGAAAAAGGATTTTGTTCTTTCTCTGATATTATTAAGATTTATAACCCTCGTGAGGAACAGGAAGAGTTTTCTGATAAGGACTTCTTTTTGGCTTTGCGCTTTACTGTAGATTTCCTTCGTCGTTTGCGGGAGAAATTTCGTTATGATCGCGCTTGTCGTGAGGTTGTTAAAGAAGCTATGGAAGGGAGCGATTTGTGTTTGTTTTTTGATCGTCCCCTTGCTTGGCAGGAGAATTTCTTTTTCCTTGGGGGGGCTACGCATCCCGCAGCGTTTGTGTGTTTCCCTTCCTGTGATCAATGGATTTTGCGGGGGATCCCTCCGAATCTTGAGCGTAGGATGGAAGTGCGTATCCCTTTTCCGGAGAGTTGGGCAGGCCTTCTTGGAGAAGAGCTATCCAAGGTGTCTCAGATTCCCGGAGCAGTATTTTGCCATAAGGGAAGGTTCCTTTCTGTATGGTCAAGTCGAGAAGGTTGCCAGCGTGCTTTGCAGGTAACTTTAGAAACTAGGGGTTGAGTATGACAACAATTTTTGAAAAGATTATTGATGGGGAGGTTGCTAGCGAAAAGGTTTTCGAAAATGAAAATTTCATTGTAATAAAAGACCGTTTTCCTCAGGCTCCCGTGCATTTGTTAATTATCCCCAAGAAGCATATTGAAAAGTTTCAGGATCTCCCAGAGGAGAGTTTAGGGCTTCTTGCTGAGGCAGGGAAAATTATCCAACAGCTTGCTGAAGAATTTAAAATTGCTGATGGCTATCGTGTGGTAATTAATAATGGGACCCCGGGAGGACAAAGCGTATTCCATCTTCACATTCATCTTTTAGGTGGGCGCTCTTTGGGGGCTATTGCATAATTTCCTGTGGCGCCTGCGTAGCTCAAGGAGGTGAGCTACGTCAGCATTTACTTGTCCATGATGTTTCTGAAGCTTCAAAGGAGAGTCTGCGCTTACTCGCTTCAGAACAGTATTCCCTAGCACAAGCAAGGTGGATCCTTAAGGCCCTCGTTCAGAGGGGAGATTATCGCTTGTGGTTTTCGAGTTTTCAGACATGCTGTCAGCGTTATCCTTCTCTTGTGAAAGACCGCGATGTGATGGAGGATTTTGGGCTGCAGATTTTAGAAAGTGGCATTAGGCATTCTTCAGTTACTGTCCGTGCTGTGAGTGTCCTTGCGGTTGGCCTTGCTCGGGACTTTCGCTTAGAGCCTGTTCTTTTAAGGGGTTTTCGTGATGATAGCGTCGTGGTGAGGACTTTAGCTCTTCAGGTTGCGGCAGCATATGGTTCGGAGCGCTTAAAACGAGAGATAAATCTTCTTGCCCGCAGAGATGACTCTGTTCATGTAAGGATTACAGCGTATCAAGTGGCAGCTGCCTTGCATATGAAAGAGCTGTCTTCTTGGTTACATGAGCGTATAAGAAACCCCTGTATAGATGGAGAGGAACGTAGGGAAGCTTTTAGGGTTCTATTGACTCTAGAGGACCAGTCTTGGGATACACAGGAATTTCAAGAAGGCTTGGATCAGGCATTATTTGCTTGTGAGATGCTTTTGCGTTCGGAGGCTCCTAAAAATTGCTCAAGATTTTTAGAGTTGCTATCTATGGAACACCCTGAGGTTCAGGAGGCTGTTCTTTTTGCTATGTTGGCATGCCACCGGGAGGTTACCTTTGATGAGGAGTGTTTATCTCGTGTACGGAACTTAGCAAAAGGCTCTCCTTTTCCTAAGGTGCAGCTGCAGGCAGCAGCTGTTCTTTATATCCATGAGGATCCTCTAGGACAGCAGCTTCTTATGGAAGGCTTGCGTTCTTCTTCCTCTTCGGTATGTGAGGCTGCCTCTGTTGCTCTGTGCTCCTTAGGAGTGCGTGCTGCTCCCTTGGCGAGAGAAGCTCTTTCTAGTGTCTCTTTTCGGAGAGCTTCTGCGAACCTTGCTGTGCTGCTGCTCGTGTGCCGTGAAGATGTTGAAAATGCTGGAGATATCCTTGCGGAGTATCTTGAGAATCCCGAGATGTGCTGGGCGATTCAGC
This genomic stretch from Chlamydia pecorum E58 harbors:
- a CDS encoding HEAT repeat domain-containing protein, which translates into the protein MSCGACVAQGGELRQHLLVHDVSEASKESLRLLASEQYSLAQARWILKALVQRGDYRLWFSSFQTCCQRYPSLVKDRDVMEDFGLQILESGIRHSSVTVRAVSVLAVGLARDFRLEPVLLRGFRDDSVVVRTLALQVAAAYGSERLKREINLLARRDDSVHVRITAYQVAAALHMKELSSWLHERIRNPCIDGEERREAFRVLLTLEDQSWDTQEFQEGLDQALFACEMLLRSEAPKNCSRFLELLSMEHPEVQEAVLFAMLACHREVTFDEECLSRVRNLAKGSPFPKVQLQAAAVLYIHEDPLGQQLLMEGLRSSSSSVCEAASVALCSLGVRAAPLAREALSSVSFRRASANLAVLLLVCREDVENAGDILAEYLENPEMCWAIQHFLWDARWGLHVEGFPLYADLIKREIGKKLIHLLTMAHYSQSRAVATKFLTGQQQGWSFFSGVFWEEGDEKTSEMFSHNDSYLSQFEYALADFGQKKDQESLHALLQFYPKSRWQDKLAILESLAFSENLDALPFLLECCLNESPSLRSAAAGAIFALYK
- a CDS encoding MYG1 family protein; translation: MQIPRSVGTHDGSFHADEVTACALLIIFDLVDEEKIVRSRNFEELKKCEYVCDVGGVYSLKDKRFDHHQLSYEGPWSSAGMVLHYLLQSGHLDFEEYHFFNNTLVRGIDDQDNGRFFSEKGFCSFSDIIKIYNPREEQEEFSDKDFFLALRFTVDFLRRLREKFRYDRACREVVKEAMEGSDLCLFFDRPLAWQENFFFLGGATHPAAFVCFPSCDQWILRGIPPNLERRMEVRIPFPESWAGLLGEELSKVSQIPGAVFCHKGRFLSVWSSREGCQRALQVTLETRG
- a CDS encoding LOG family protein produces the protein MDYRLHSQHDTISPDGYLYSPLRKLSHDLYEGEVRIHKIPEYFLGFHLPQDCIQLNVKSSLAQLGVEAVLTHCELDKRHKEARLSVHFSSKDPVANAMLTLLQPGSFIGKLFAADDRRLVRLPRYLETMMKSLDREGLPLLCFGKKLEKLITFDIIDDRLVVSLPTLPGIITYEDMIYGFLPFISKALSRPGLQVRKFLSLYQHHQNLPKLPQQHRILLIKTEPLHIRTVFARVVQELLPKGIRHTAADILEPTTRESGDIYEFYGSTSEPVERIPLEFFTLEPYKESSFFSNRDLLQTSLDSKEAVFKIFQTAPGNREKTALFISKGSEIPELTPNSWITSTNTSLPPQETTQLREEYVQQEPYYPFLEAMETGTITSQGVLFTRYFPTPWLKGMFLSHYVSHTLKRIYFLIPSYTHGIYFSQRDRNFLLDLYLAGISTFWVDQDSHTVLQYVKRKNKDVGMFVPPHKLSEFRSAYFIGIHGSSLLYGDSEELLRSLLTGMKELLKRVPPPGFPKNTSLAVITGGGPGMMELSNRIAKELSILSCGNLASIEYETEQAKPTNSYVEAKMTYRLHSLIERQADFHVDLAVFLIGGVGTDLELALELVSLKTQKKSPTPVFLIGPETYWKEKVSSLYKINDAVGTIQNSEWIYNCLFCISSAEAGIRIFEDYVAQKLPIGPEYPAPQQGFVSV
- a CDS encoding histidine triad nucleotide-binding protein, which codes for MTTIFEKIIDGEVASEKVFENENFIVIKDRFPQAPVHLLIIPKKHIEKFQDLPEESLGLLAEAGKIIQQLAEEFKIADGYRVVINNGTPGGQSVFHLHIHLLGGRSLGAIA
- a CDS encoding DUF1207 domain-containing protein, with product MRKAFRFYCYWSGLFLCGYFCSSPRNLGASCLECEYQNKATLRTDQLPENLWSDEDSCFLTGYTQALLDMHFLDSRTQVIVENNTAYLFSLPVDAILSEAIINFIKELPFISAIEVCARPYRESLCQGNTPLLPKEKSLGTYIVCGKEGVWLPQNTLLFAPLIADPRQVTNSAGIRFNEKVIGNRVGSAIFGGDFVFLRLFDVSRFHGDLDIGLQGGVFSVFDLDHPEACMVNSDFFVSVVLGFAVHKWSYRLRLWHLSSHLGDEFLLTHPAFPRYNLSDEGIDLFVSYRYTPHIRLYGGVGYIISRDLTFPERPLYCEWGAELRPFGLRESNLHAQPIFAMHFRCWEEQHFGIDQTYILGMEWAKFQDVGRKVRAFLEYHQGFSKEGQFVREQCNYYGFRLSYGF